DNA from Arthrobacter sp. PvP023:
ACAGCACGCCCGGCGCCAGGTATTTTGCGGGCAGTCCCCCCTTGCGGAGGTAGATCCAGTTAATGGCCAGTACGACGGCGGAGGAGACCGCGAGGGCACCCCAGGACTGGCTCAGGAAGAGCATCATCAGGACATAGACGGCCAGGGCGTCAACGAGGCCCAGGAGCACGATCTTGGCCACGGTCCCCTTGAGGGAATCCTGGCGGGAGCGACGGTTTGGCAACCCCGGCCGGCGGCCCGAGGTGCGGCCGCCCAATGATGGCGAGGTACCCGGCGTCGGCTCGGCTCCCGACGTTGGTCCGGCTCCCGACGACGGGGGCGGCGGGGAATCCTGGAAAAGATCTGTTTTGGGCATGGCTGTCTATGGTCCTTGGGAGAATCGGGGCCGTGGAAAGTGCGGGGCGCTGCGGCAACGGGCGCTGCAGCAACGGGCCGGGCAGCGGCAAAGCTGCCCGGCCCGTGCCGGCCGGAGTGAACCGGCGGGCGGCGTCAGCCGGCCGGAGTGAACCGGCGGGCGGCGTCAGCCGGCGGGCGGCGTCAGCCGGCGGGCGGCGTCAGCCGGCGGGCGGCGTCAGCCGGCGATCTTCGCCTTGATGCTGGCAGCCATCTTGGCCCACTCTGCAGCGGGATCGCCCTGGCCCTTGATCAGCGCGAGTTCAGTGGCTCCCCAGTCGGCCCAGACTGCGCTCATTTCCGGAATGGCGGGCATGGGCACGCCGGTGGCACCGATCTTGCCGAATGCTTCCACCACGGGATCGCTGGCTGCCTTCTCGAAGGAGGCCTTCAGCGCCGGCGGGCGGCCGCCGGCCTTGTACATGGAATCCTGTGCCGCTTCGGAGGTGAGGTAGTTGGTGACGAATTCATTGGTGGCAAGGGCGTTGGCGCTCTTGGCGCTGATGAAGAAGCCGTTGACGCCGATAAACGGCTGGGCGGGCTTGTCACCGGCCGTCGGCAGGGCGTCCACAGCAAACTTGATGCCCTTCTTCTGGACATCCGGAACGTTCCAGGGGCCCGTCAGGAAGTAGGGGGATTCGCCTGCCAGGAACTTCTCCTTGGCAATGTCCCCGGTGATGTTGGAGTTGATGATCTTTTCACCTGCGTCGCCCCAGGCCACGAGCTTCTTGGCGAACTCGACGCCGGCGGCATCACCGATGAGGAGCTGTTTGGGATCGTAACCACCGTCGGCAGACTGGCCGAAGACCTGCGAACCCATGGAGGCCTGCAGCGGGTAGAGGTGGTACGGGTCGCCCTGCTTGGGATCCATGCCCACCAGGAACGGGAACTTGGCCTTGCCGTCCGCCACTGCCTTCTTGCCGTTGGCAACTACTTCGTCCAGCGTTTCCGCGCTCTCGGCCACCAGATCGGTGTTGCGCAGCAGCGCGATGTTTTCGATGGCGTACGGGACACCATAGACGGAGCCGTTGAAGGTCATGGCCTTGATAGAGGAACCCTGGAATGCCGACGACTTGTCCCCGAGTTCGATCGGAGCAATGACGCCGTTCTGGACGAACTTGCCGACCCAGTCATGCGGTCCGACGATCAGGTCCGGGCCCTTGCCCGTGGGGACCTGGGTGATGAAGTCATCGCGGACGGCGGCGAAGTCCTTGACGACGAGTTTGACCTCGATGCCGGTATCGGCCTGGAACTTGGCGGTGATGTCCTTCAGCGCCGGCGACCGTTCGGCGTCGACCCACATGGTGATGGTGCCTGCACCGGCAGACTTCAGGTCCGGCTTAGCGGTAGCGGTTGCCGGTGCGGTGGCCGATGCGCCACCGCAGGCGCTGAGCGCCAAGGCTGCCACGACGGAGAGCGCGCCCGCCGTGAAGACGCGGCGGCTGGTCCCGCTCGTGAGGGTGTTCTGCACCTTCATTGGTGTCCCTTTCATAAAAAATCCTGCATCCACGCGTCGGCCCCCTGGGCCCTGTGGCATCGTCGGTGATGTGGCTCACAGCTGCAAGCGCTTCCAAAGTACACGGGATGACCCATGATGGAAAGTCACCCTACTCGGCAGTAGCCTGGTACGCAAAGCGGGGCACCGACCCTGCCCGGAGGCTTCATTACTCCTGAGAGCCTGCAATCCAAGGGCCGGGTAGCAGACCATCCGCAGGCAATGAGTCCTACGTCACAATTGGAAGCGTTTTCAATTCTGGCTTGTTCCGTTCTACGATTACCGGCATGTCCGTTGACTCAATGCTCAAAGCCCCCGCCGTCGCGGCGGGGCCACTGACCCTGGTCCACACTGCTGATGAAGCTTCCGGCTGGTGGCGGTCCGCCGTCATCTACCAGGTCTATCCGCGGTCCTTTCGGGACCTGAACGGAGACGGCATCGGCGATCTTGCCGGCATCACTGCAGAGCTGCCCCAGTTGGCCCAACTCGATGTGGATGCCGTCTGGCTGTCGCCGTTCTACCGCTCACCGCAAAAGGACGCTGGCTACGACGTCAGCGACTACTGCGACGTCGATCCGCTGTTCGGCACCCTGGCCGACTTCGACGCCATGATGGTGGAGGCAACCCGCCTGAACCTGCGGGTGATCGTGGATCTTGTTCCGAATCACTGCTCGGACCAGCACGCCGCTTTCCAGGCTGCCCTTGCCGCCCCCGCCGGCAGTGCGGAACGTGACATGTTCATCTTCCGGGACGGCCTGGGAACCTATGGTGAAGAGCCTCCCAACAACTGGCAGTCGCACTTTGGCGGACCCGCCTGGACACGCATCACGGAGCCGGACGGCCGGCCCGGGCAGTGGTATCTGCACCTTTTCGACGCCTCCCAGCCCGACTTCAACTGGGACAACCAGGCAGTCCACGATGAATTCGAGCGGGTGCTGCGTTTCTGGCTGGACCGGGGCGTGTCCGGATTCCGCGTGGACGTGGCCCACGCGCTGGTGAAGGCTCCCGGCCTGCCGGAGTGGGGCGGCAGGGCCGACGGCAACAGCTGCGACGGCTACCCCGGCCATGACGCACCGATGTTCGGCCAGCCGGCCCTGCATGACATCTACCGGGCGTGGCGCCGGATTCTTGCCGAGTACGGTCCGGACCGCATCCTCTGTGCCGAAGCCAACGTGGACCCGTTGCCACGTTTGGCTGACTGGGTCCGCCCGGACGAAATGCACCAGGCGTTCAATTTCCCCTACCTCCATGCGGGCCTGGACGTCCACCGCCTACGCGGTGTCATCACGGACTCCCTGGTGGCGTTGGACGCCGTCGGCGCGCCAAGCACGTGG
Protein-coding regions in this window:
- a CDS encoding maltose ABC transporter substrate-binding protein: MKVQNTLTSGTSRRVFTAGALSVVAALALSACGGASATAPATATAKPDLKSAGAGTITMWVDAERSPALKDITAKFQADTGIEVKLVVKDFAAVRDDFITQVPTGKGPDLIVGPHDWVGKFVQNGVIAPIELGDKSSAFQGSSIKAMTFNGSVYGVPYAIENIALLRNTDLVAESAETLDEVVANGKKAVADGKAKFPFLVGMDPKQGDPYHLYPLQASMGSQVFGQSADGGYDPKQLLIGDAAGVEFAKKLVAWGDAGEKIINSNITGDIAKEKFLAGESPYFLTGPWNVPDVQKKGIKFAVDALPTAGDKPAQPFIGVNGFFISAKSANALATNEFVTNYLTSEAAQDSMYKAGGRPPALKASFEKAASDPVVEAFGKIGATGVPMPAIPEMSAVWADWGATELALIKGQGDPAAEWAKMAASIKAKIAG
- a CDS encoding alpha-amylase family glycosyl hydrolase: MSVDSMLKAPAVAAGPLTLVHTADEASGWWRSAVIYQVYPRSFRDLNGDGIGDLAGITAELPQLAQLDVDAVWLSPFYRSPQKDAGYDVSDYCDVDPLFGTLADFDAMMVEATRLNLRVIVDLVPNHCSDQHAAFQAALAAPAGSAERDMFIFRDGLGTYGEEPPNNWQSHFGGPAWTRITEPDGRPGQWYLHLFDASQPDFNWDNQAVHDEFERVLRFWLDRGVSGFRVDVAHALVKAPGLPEWGGRADGNSCDGYPGHDAPMFGQPALHDIYRAWRRILAEYGPDRILCAEANVDPLPRLADWVRPDEMHQAFNFPYLHAGLDVHRLRGVITDSLVALDAVGAPSTWVLSNHDVVRHATRFGYDGPGPRDGDGIGTFDRQPDFALGRSRAAAASMFMLGLPGGAYLYQGEELGLPDGIDIPDSQRQDPTFARTGGERLGRDGCRVPLPWRAAELHAGFGSGQAPWLPQPQSFSELARDAQAEQPTSHLNLYRRMLAMRRELDLGRGSLAWLESWCSDTSLAYVNGTTLVVMNTGHGPLELPAGRVLLRSSPESAETNSGGHQLGSGETVWLNLEVG